CGCGCTCCGGCACGCCGCACCTCAAGCTCGGCGAGGCGCACCGCGGGGGCGGTGTCGGCCGCCAGCGCCACCGCCTCGGCCAGCGTGATGCGCGCGGGGACGGGCCCCTGCGCGGGGAGGGCGGGCGCCGCGGCGGCCGCCAGGAGGCAGAGCAGAAGAGTGTTTCGCATGATGGTCGTCAGTCGAGGCGCTTGCGGAAGCGGGTCACGCTCACCGTGGTGAGCGCCGCCGCGAAGGCCGTCAGCACCAGCACCTCGCGCCAGAGCGCCTCGGTGCCGGTGCCGCGGAGGATCACGCCGCGCAGGACCTCCAGGAAGTAGGTGAGCGGGAGCGCCGCGCCGATCCACTGCGCCGCCGCGGGCATGGCCTCGCGCGGGAAGATGAACCCGGAGAGGAGGATGTTGGGGAGCATGAAGAAGTAGGCCATCATCATGGCCTGCCGCTGACTCTCGGCGCGGTTGGAGATCATCAGCCCCAGCCCCAGGTTGGCCAGGATGAAGGCCGCGGAGACGGCGTAGAGCAGCCCCAGGCTCCCGCGCGGGACCACCCCGAAGACGGCCCACCCCAGCAGGAGGACCGCGGTGAGCTGCACGTAGCCGATGGCGACGTAGGGGACGGCCTTCCCCAGCATGAACTCGGCGCGGGTGAGCGGGGTGACGATCAACTGCTCCAGCGTTCCCCGCTCGCGCTCACGCACCACGGCCACCGCCGTCATCAGCAGCATGGTGATGCTGAGCAGCAGGCCGATGATCCCCGGGACGATGTACAGCTCGTTCCGCAGCCCGGGGTTGAAGAGGGGGAGGATGCGCATGTCGAGCGCGGCCCCCGCCGCGACGGGCGCGCCGGCCGC
Above is a window of Longimicrobiaceae bacterium DNA encoding:
- a CDS encoding ABC transporter permease; its protein translation is MRVGRLFAVVWKEFRQLRRDPTTMGMLFGIPVVQLLLFGFAVRTDVQDVPIAVYDRAGTGASRALVQSFQNTGSFRVVGHAASAGELRGWIAAGDVRAGLVIPDDYARRLNRGEPAGVQVLVDAADPITSRSVMGTAALLGMRPPPGRIPAGAAGAPVAAGAALDMRILPLFNPGLRNELYIVPGIIGLLLSITMLLMTAVAVVRERERGTLEQLIVTPLTRAEFMLGKAVPYVAIGYVQLTAVLLLGWAVFGVVPRGSLGLLYAVSAAFILANLGLGLMISNRAESQRQAMMMAYFFMLPNILLSGFIFPREAMPAAAQWIGAALPLTYFLEVLRGVILRGTGTEALWREVLVLTAFAAALTTVSVTRFRKRLD